One window of the Anaeromyxobacter dehalogenans 2CP-C genome contains the following:
- a CDS encoding SCO family protein produces the protein MRRATLRRAGAGLALAAAAALLAPAPAGAQFWRQREGGAGPSPDVPPVALEDVRVEEKLGAAIPLDASFTDWNGQPYALRQAFDGKKPVVVALVYYDCPMLCGLILTGMGKAMRENGLELGRDYQAVTISFDPEEGPALAAERRRGYLQSMGRPDGGTDWPFLVGTAEASRKVSDALGFYYKKDPASGEWAHQAAIFVITPDGKVSRYLYGIDYPPKDFRLAVVEAASGKVGTSFDRLLLTCYRYDPASRKYEPYAFGIVRAGAAVVLVALTGLIAALVWRERRAKARQTA, from the coding sequence GTGAGGCGCGCGACGCTCCGGCGCGCCGGGGCCGGCCTGGCGCTCGCGGCCGCCGCGGCGCTGCTCGCGCCCGCGCCGGCGGGCGCCCAGTTCTGGCGCCAGCGCGAGGGCGGCGCGGGGCCCTCGCCCGACGTGCCGCCGGTCGCCCTCGAGGACGTCCGCGTCGAGGAGAAGCTCGGCGCCGCCATCCCGCTCGACGCGTCCTTCACCGACTGGAACGGCCAGCCCTACGCGCTGCGCCAGGCCTTCGACGGCAAGAAGCCGGTGGTGGTCGCGCTCGTCTACTACGACTGCCCCATGCTCTGCGGCCTGATCCTCACCGGCATGGGCAAGGCCATGCGCGAGAACGGGCTCGAGCTGGGCCGGGACTACCAGGCCGTCACCATCTCCTTCGATCCGGAGGAGGGGCCGGCGCTCGCCGCCGAGCGGCGGCGCGGCTACCTCCAGTCGATGGGCCGGCCCGACGGCGGGACCGACTGGCCGTTCCTGGTCGGGACGGCCGAGGCGTCGCGGAAGGTCTCCGACGCGCTCGGCTTCTACTACAAGAAGGACCCGGCCTCCGGCGAGTGGGCCCACCAGGCGGCGATCTTCGTGATCACGCCGGACGGGAAGGTCTCCCGGTACCTCTACGGCATCGACTACCCGCCGAAGGACTTCCGGCTGGCGGTGGTCGAGGCCGCCAGCGGCAAGGTCGGGACCAGCTTCGATCGACTCCTCCTCACCTGCTACCGCTACGACCCCGCCTCGCGGAAGTACGAGCCGTACGCGTTCGGCATCGTCCGCGCCGGCGCGGCCGTGGTGCTGGTGGCCCTCACCGGCCTGATCGCCGCGCTGGTCTGGCGCGAGCGGCGGGCGAAGGCGAGGCAGACGGCATGA
- the coxB gene encoding cytochrome c oxidase subunit II, whose product MNDLLRRMLFLPDQASDYARQVDGLHYFVIITTMVAAAGVFATAIYFFVRYRRRSDTDVTPRVEPKAIHEVIFVGLPLAFFLVWFAIGFPQFAKLQTPPKDAMDVYVQGKKWMWKFAYPGGPNSLDVLRVPAGRPVRLLITSRDVIHSFYVPALRVKQDALPGRYTQTWFSADRPGRYEIFCAEYCGLAHSGMIGELVVMPPEEFDQWLATQGRGVAGSQDGTPIAGEPVRPASNVIEEGRRLAGEQGCLKCHSVDGTRHIGPTWVDLYQRNEKLQSGKSVQADEGYLTKSMMDPAADIVAGYQNVMPTYQGKLAPPEAAAIVEFIKSLKTPAVQSGPSEGPVYESIPRK is encoded by the coding sequence ATGAACGACCTCCTGCGCAGGATGCTGTTCCTCCCCGACCAGGCGAGCGACTACGCGCGCCAGGTGGACGGGCTCCACTACTTCGTCATCATCACCACGATGGTGGCGGCGGCGGGCGTGTTCGCCACCGCGATCTACTTCTTCGTGCGGTACCGGCGCCGGTCGGACACCGACGTCACCCCGCGCGTCGAGCCGAAGGCGATCCACGAGGTGATCTTCGTGGGGCTGCCGCTGGCGTTCTTCCTGGTGTGGTTCGCCATCGGCTTCCCGCAGTTCGCGAAGCTGCAGACGCCGCCCAAGGACGCCATGGACGTCTACGTCCAGGGCAAGAAGTGGATGTGGAAGTTCGCGTACCCGGGCGGCCCGAACTCGCTGGACGTGCTGCGCGTCCCCGCCGGTCGGCCGGTGCGGCTGCTCATCACCTCGCGCGACGTGATCCACTCCTTCTACGTGCCGGCGCTCCGGGTGAAGCAGGACGCGCTCCCGGGCCGCTACACGCAGACCTGGTTCAGCGCCGACCGGCCCGGCCGCTACGAGATCTTCTGCGCCGAGTACTGCGGCCTGGCGCACTCCGGGATGATCGGCGAGCTGGTGGTGATGCCGCCGGAGGAGTTCGACCAGTGGCTCGCCACGCAGGGGCGCGGCGTGGCCGGGTCGCAGGACGGCACACCCATCGCCGGCGAGCCGGTGCGCCCGGCGTCCAACGTGATCGAGGAGGGGCGGCGGCTGGCGGGCGAGCAGGGCTGCCTGAAGTGCCACTCGGTGGACGGCACGCGCCACATCGGGCCGACCTGGGTGGACCTCTACCAGCGGAACGAGAAGCTCCAGAGCGGGAAGAGCGTGCAGGCCGACGAGGGGTATCTCACCAAGTCGATGATGGATCCCGCCGCGGACATCGTGGCGGGCTACCAGAACGTGATGCCGACCTACCAGGGCAAGCTCGCACCGCCCGAGGCGGCCGCCATCGTCGAATTCATCAAGTCCTTGAAGACCCCGGCGGTCCAGAGCGGTCCGTCGGAGGGCCCGGTCTATGAGTCCATCCCACGCAAGTGA
- a CDS encoding cbb3-type cytochrome c oxidase subunit I, which yields MSPSHASDVPVYNPRNYLNSPATGLKSWLLTQDHKRIGVMFLVAASVFFAVGGLFAMLIRIELLTPGPTIMDAMTYNRLFTLHGVVMIFLFMIPAIPSGFGNFLVPLMLGAKDVAFPKLNLLSFYLYMLGAVVALYGMIHGGADTGWTFYTPYSTTTVTKVVPILLGAFILGFSSILTGLNFIVTTHTMRAPGIGWNRVPLFVWSIYATSIIQILATPVLGMTLLLVAVENAFGWGIFDPARGGDPVLFQHFFWFYSHPAVYIMVLPAMAVISEVVCAFSRKNIFGYKAVAYSSLGIAFVGFFTWGHHLFVSGQSAFDAGVFGVLSMFVGIFTAIKVFNWTATLYQGSIAFKTPFAYFVGFLFFLVFGGMTGVAVATVSLDVHWHDTYFVVAHFHFIMVGATVMAFLAALHYWFPKITGRMYPEGWGLVGAVMVILGFNFTFIPQFLLGNEGMPRRYFSYPERFWALNVASTAGASVLAMGLVIVLVYLLISLKWGPIAGPNPWHSRGYEWDTASPPLPENFEETPVYTRGPHEYDEDSYANPPPVAPEPKHAS from the coding sequence ATGAGTCCATCCCACGCAAGTGACGTTCCCGTGTACAACCCGCGGAACTACCTCAACTCGCCCGCGACCGGCCTGAAGTCCTGGCTGCTGACCCAGGACCACAAGCGCATCGGGGTGATGTTCCTGGTGGCGGCGTCGGTGTTCTTCGCCGTCGGCGGCCTGTTCGCCATGCTCATCCGGATCGAGCTGCTCACGCCCGGTCCGACGATCATGGACGCGATGACGTACAACCGCCTGTTCACGCTCCACGGCGTGGTCATGATCTTCCTGTTCATGATCCCGGCCATCCCGAGCGGCTTCGGCAACTTCCTCGTGCCGCTCATGCTCGGCGCGAAGGACGTCGCGTTCCCGAAGCTGAACCTGCTCAGCTTCTACCTCTACATGCTCGGCGCGGTGGTCGCGCTGTACGGCATGATCCACGGCGGCGCCGACACCGGCTGGACGTTCTACACGCCGTACTCGACCACCACCGTCACCAAGGTGGTGCCGATCCTGCTCGGCGCGTTCATCCTCGGGTTCTCGTCGATCCTCACCGGCCTGAACTTCATCGTCACGACGCACACCATGCGGGCGCCGGGGATCGGCTGGAACCGGGTGCCGCTGTTCGTGTGGTCGATCTACGCGACCAGCATCATCCAGATCCTCGCCACGCCGGTGCTGGGCATGACGCTGCTGCTGGTGGCGGTGGAGAACGCGTTCGGCTGGGGGATCTTCGACCCGGCCCGCGGCGGCGACCCGGTGCTGTTCCAGCACTTCTTCTGGTTCTACTCGCACCCCGCCGTCTACATCATGGTGCTCCCGGCCATGGCGGTGATCTCCGAGGTGGTCTGCGCGTTCTCGCGCAAGAACATCTTCGGCTACAAGGCGGTGGCGTACTCCTCGCTGGGCATCGCCTTCGTCGGCTTCTTCACCTGGGGCCACCACCTCTTCGTCTCGGGCCAGTCGGCGTTCGACGCGGGCGTGTTCGGGGTCCTCTCGATGTTCGTGGGCATCTTCACGGCCATCAAGGTCTTCAACTGGACCGCCACGCTGTACCAGGGGTCGATCGCGTTCAAGACGCCGTTCGCCTACTTCGTCGGCTTCCTGTTCTTCCTGGTGTTCGGCGGGATGACCGGCGTGGCGGTCGCCACCGTGTCGCTCGACGTCCACTGGCACGACACCTACTTCGTGGTGGCGCACTTCCACTTCATCATGGTGGGCGCGACGGTGATGGCCTTCCTGGCCGCGCTCCACTACTGGTTCCCGAAGATCACCGGCCGCATGTACCCCGAGGGCTGGGGGCTGGTGGGCGCGGTGATGGTGATCCTGGGCTTCAACTTCACCTTCATCCCGCAGTTCCTGCTCGGGAACGAGGGCATGCCGCGCCGGTACTTCTCCTATCCGGAGCGGTTCTGGGCGCTGAACGTCGCCTCCACCGCCGGCGCGTCGGTGCTGGCGATGGGGCTCGTCATCGTCCTCGTCTACCTGCTGATCTCGCTGAAGTGGGGCCCGATCGCCGGCCCGAACCCGTGGCACTCGCGCGGCTACGAGTGGGACACCGCCTCGCCGCCGCTCCCGGAGAACTTCGAGGAGACCCCCGTCTACACGCGCGGACCGCACGAGTACGACGAGGACTCGTACGCCAACCCTCCACCGGTCGCCCCCGAGCCGAAGCATGCAAGCTAG
- a CDS encoding cytochrome c oxidase subunit 3 family protein, which produces MQASPLAHHFENIEKQSHAERLGMWLFLASEVLLFTALFAAYAVYRYLYSDAFAEASRAIETWFGLVNTIILVTSSFTVALGLNEAVKGNGKKTGLWFAVSVAFAIAFLALKAVEYSHHFQEGQLPGRYYSFHELQAPGASLFFSLYFLITGLHGVHVIVGMTILAVVGVKAARGKYTAAYHTPVELAGLYWHLVDLIWIFVFPLIYLV; this is translated from the coding sequence ATGCAAGCTAGCCCGCTGGCACACCATTTCGAGAACATCGAGAAGCAGTCGCACGCCGAGCGGCTCGGCATGTGGCTGTTCCTCGCCTCCGAGGTGCTCCTGTTCACCGCGCTGTTCGCGGCGTACGCGGTGTACCGGTACCTCTACTCGGACGCGTTCGCCGAGGCGAGCCGCGCCATCGAGACCTGGTTCGGCCTGGTCAACACCATCATCCTGGTGACCAGCTCGTTCACGGTCGCGCTCGGCCTGAACGAGGCGGTGAAGGGCAACGGGAAGAAGACGGGGCTCTGGTTCGCCGTGTCGGTCGCCTTCGCGATCGCCTTCCTCGCGCTGAAGGCGGTCGAGTACAGCCACCACTTCCAGGAGGGGCAGCTCCCCGGCCGCTACTACTCCTTCCACGAGCTGCAGGCGCCGGGCGCGTCGCTGTTCTTCTCGCTCTACTTCCTCATCACCGGCCTGCACGGCGTGCACGTGATCGTCGGCATGACGATCCTGGCGGTGGTGGGCGTGAAGGCGGCGCGCGGCAAGTACACGGCGGCGTACCACACGCCGGTCGAGCTGGCCGGCCTGTACTGGCACCTCGTGGACCTCATCTGGATCTTCGTCTTCCCCCTCATCTACCTCGTGTAG
- a CDS encoding cytochrome C oxidase subunit IV family protein, giving the protein MADPRPIAHEEHLATHHAHGMRYVVVWIALLVLTVVTYAASRVHLPGGWHVAVALLIAIAKGALVALFFMHLWDQRGANRLIFVTSLAFVALLIGLTILDNATRFPLANPPGSAGALPWGGADRDPPKLPQ; this is encoded by the coding sequence ATGGCCGACCCGCGACCGATCGCGCACGAGGAGCACCTCGCCACCCACCACGCGCACGGCATGCGCTACGTGGTGGTGTGGATCGCGCTGCTCGTGCTCACCGTCGTCACCTACGCCGCCTCGCGCGTCCACCTGCCCGGCGGCTGGCACGTGGCGGTGGCGCTGCTCATCGCCATCGCCAAGGGCGCGCTGGTGGCGCTGTTCTTCATGCACCTGTGGGATCAGCGGGGCGCGAACCGCCTGATCTTCGTCACCTCGCTCGCGTTCGTGGCGCTGCTCATCGGGCTCACCATCCTCGACAACGCCACCCGCTTCCCGCTCGCGAACCCGCCCGGCAGCGCCGGCGCGCTGCCCTGGGGCGGCGCCGATCGCGATCCGCCGAAGCTCCCGCAGTAG
- a CDS encoding sensory rhodopsin transducer — translation MRAIGHRTWAIPEGYLPPRERPESRALESHEAACVLNAGDEDAHLELRVFFADREPAGPYRLTVGARRTLHLRLDDLRDPEPIPRGTDYATVIRSDVPVVVQHTRLDARRAESALMTTLAWAAEEEGA, via the coding sequence TTGCGAGCCATCGGTCACCGCACCTGGGCCATCCCGGAGGGCTACCTGCCGCCCCGGGAGCGGCCGGAGAGCCGCGCGCTGGAGAGCCACGAGGCCGCCTGCGTGCTGAACGCCGGCGACGAGGACGCGCACCTCGAGCTCCGGGTGTTCTTCGCCGACCGCGAGCCGGCCGGGCCGTACCGGCTCACGGTGGGCGCCCGGCGCACGCTGCACCTCCGGCTCGACGACCTGCGCGACCCGGAGCCCATCCCGCGCGGCACCGACTACGCCACGGTGATCCGGTCCGACGTGCCGGTGGTGGTGCAGCACACCCGCCTCGACGCGCGCCGCGCGGAGAGCGCGCTCATGACCACGCTCGCGTGGGCGGCGGAGGAGGAGGGGGCATGA
- a CDS encoding thiamine pyrophosphate-requiring protein yields MTVGEFLLRRLVEWGVRRVFGYPGDGINGILGAFRTVDALRFTQVRHEEMAAFMACAHAKFTGEVGVCLATSGPGAIHLLNGLYDARMDHQPVVAIVGQTARAAMGGAYQQEVDLPALFKDVAREYVQTLMVPSQARHLVDRAVRIARAERTVTTIVVPNDVQGLEYTPPPHAHATVHSGVGWEAPRVVPAARDLRRAADALNAGRRVAMLVGAGALGAAREVAEVADVLGAGVAKALLGKAVLPDDLPWVTGAIGLLGTKPSWNLMTGCDTLLMVGSSFPYPEFLPKEGQARGVQIDLDGRMLSIRYPMEVNLVGDAAETLQALRPLLRRKEDTSWREKIESDVRRWWKVLEARAMNPATPVNPQRVFWELSPRLPDRAILSADSGSSANWYARDVRLREGMLASLSGNLATMGPAVPYAIAAKFAYPDRVVVALAGDGAMQMNGLAELATISRYWREWSDPRLVVLVLDNRDLNQVTWEQRVMEGDPKLEASQTLPPVDYAGFAASLGLAAVRIERPEEIGPAWDRAFAADRPCLVHARTDPNVPPLPPHVTLEQAKGYLEAILKGDPDRGAMIVRSWRDALEGVLPHRKG; encoded by the coding sequence ATGACGGTCGGCGAGTTCCTGCTGCGCCGCCTGGTGGAGTGGGGCGTCCGCCGCGTGTTCGGCTACCCAGGCGACGGGATCAACGGCATCCTGGGCGCGTTCCGGACGGTGGACGCGCTGCGCTTCACCCAGGTGCGCCACGAGGAGATGGCCGCGTTCATGGCCTGCGCGCACGCGAAGTTCACCGGCGAGGTGGGCGTGTGCCTGGCCACCTCCGGCCCGGGCGCCATCCACCTCCTGAACGGCCTCTACGACGCGCGCATGGACCACCAGCCGGTCGTCGCCATCGTGGGGCAGACCGCGCGCGCGGCCATGGGCGGCGCCTACCAGCAGGAGGTGGACCTGCCCGCGCTGTTCAAGGACGTGGCGCGCGAGTACGTGCAGACGCTGATGGTGCCGTCGCAGGCCCGCCACCTGGTGGACCGCGCGGTGCGCATCGCGCGGGCGGAGCGGACCGTCACGACCATCGTGGTGCCGAACGACGTGCAGGGCCTGGAGTACACGCCGCCCCCGCACGCCCACGCCACCGTCCACAGCGGCGTGGGCTGGGAGGCGCCGCGGGTGGTCCCCGCCGCCCGCGACCTGCGCCGCGCCGCGGACGCGCTGAACGCGGGGCGCCGGGTGGCCATGCTGGTGGGCGCCGGCGCGCTCGGCGCCGCGCGCGAGGTCGCCGAGGTGGCCGACGTGCTCGGCGCCGGGGTCGCGAAGGCGCTGCTCGGCAAGGCGGTGCTGCCGGACGACCTGCCCTGGGTGACCGGCGCGATCGGCCTGCTCGGCACGAAGCCCTCCTGGAACCTGATGACCGGGTGCGACACGCTGCTCATGGTCGGGTCGTCGTTCCCGTACCCCGAGTTCCTGCCGAAGGAGGGCCAGGCGCGCGGCGTCCAGATCGACCTCGACGGCCGCATGCTCTCCATCCGCTATCCCATGGAGGTGAACCTGGTCGGCGACGCGGCCGAGACGCTCCAGGCGCTCCGGCCGCTGCTGCGGCGCAAGGAGGACACGTCCTGGCGCGAGAAGATCGAGTCCGACGTGCGCCGCTGGTGGAAGGTGCTGGAGGCGCGGGCCATGAACCCGGCCACGCCGGTGAACCCGCAGCGGGTCTTCTGGGAGCTGTCCCCGCGCCTGCCCGACCGCGCCATCCTCTCGGCCGACTCGGGCTCCTCCGCGAACTGGTACGCGCGCGACGTGCGCCTGCGCGAGGGGATGCTCGCGTCGCTCTCCGGCAACCTCGCGACCATGGGGCCGGCGGTGCCGTACGCCATCGCCGCCAAGTTCGCCTACCCGGACCGCGTGGTGGTGGCGCTGGCGGGCGACGGCGCCATGCAGATGAACGGCCTCGCCGAGCTCGCCACCATCTCGCGCTACTGGCGCGAGTGGTCCGACCCGCGCCTGGTGGTGCTGGTGCTCGACAACCGCGACCTCAACCAGGTGACCTGGGAGCAGCGGGTGATGGAGGGGGACCCGAAGCTCGAGGCCTCGCAGACCCTGCCGCCGGTGGACTACGCGGGCTTCGCCGCGTCGCTGGGGCTCGCCGCGGTGAGGATCGAGCGGCCGGAGGAGATCGGGCCGGCCTGGGACCGGGCGTTCGCGGCCGACCGCCCGTGCCTGGTGCACGCGCGCACCGACCCGAACGTGCCGCCGCTGCCGCCGCACGTCACGCTGGAGCAGGCGAAGGGCTACCTCGAGGCGATCCTGAAGGGCGACCCGGATCGCGGCGCGATGATCGTGCGCTCGTGGCGGGACGCGCTGGAGGGCGTGCTGCCCCACCGGAAGGGCTGA
- a CDS encoding enolase C-terminal domain-like protein → MALGQATVERVHAAAYRVPTDAPESDGTLAWDATTLVVAEVEGGGARGLGYTYADAAAAAVVNGLLSEAVRGADALDAPAASRAMRRALRNVGPAGVGGMALSAVDVALWDLHARLLGVPLVALLGRARPAVPAYGSGGFCSYAPERLREQLGGWASEGFPAVKMKVGRDPRADPERVRAAREAIGAAGLFVDANGAYGRKQALALAAAFADEGVTWLEEPVPSDDLAGLRLVRERAPAGMDVAAGEYGHDPAYFRRMLEAGAVDVLQADATRCGGVTGFLAAAAVAAAFGVPLSSHCAPSLHATLMCAVERAAHAEWFHDHVRIEALLLEGAPRPSGGALAPDLSRPGLGLELRARDAERHAVA, encoded by the coding sequence GTGGCGCTCGGCCAGGCCACCGTGGAGCGGGTGCACGCGGCCGCGTACCGCGTGCCCACCGACGCGCCGGAGTCGGACGGCACGCTCGCCTGGGACGCCACCACGCTCGTGGTCGCGGAGGTGGAGGGCGGCGGCGCGCGCGGGCTCGGCTACACCTACGCGGACGCGGCCGCCGCGGCGGTGGTGAACGGGCTGCTCTCGGAGGCGGTGCGCGGCGCCGACGCGCTGGACGCCCCGGCCGCGAGCCGCGCCATGCGCCGGGCGCTGCGCAACGTCGGGCCCGCCGGCGTCGGCGGCATGGCGCTCTCCGCGGTGGACGTGGCGCTGTGGGACCTCCACGCGAGGCTGCTCGGGGTGCCGCTCGTCGCGCTGCTGGGCCGGGCGCGGCCCGCGGTGCCGGCGTACGGGAGCGGCGGCTTCTGCTCGTACGCGCCCGAGCGGCTGCGGGAGCAGCTCGGCGGCTGGGCGTCGGAGGGGTTCCCCGCGGTGAAGATGAAGGTGGGCCGCGACCCGCGCGCGGATCCGGAGCGGGTGCGCGCGGCGCGGGAGGCGATCGGCGCCGCGGGGCTGTTCGTGGACGCGAACGGCGCCTACGGACGCAAGCAGGCGCTGGCGCTCGCCGCCGCGTTCGCGGACGAGGGCGTCACCTGGCTGGAGGAGCCGGTCCCGTCCGACGACCTCGCCGGCCTGCGCCTCGTCCGCGAGCGCGCGCCCGCCGGGATGGACGTGGCGGCCGGCGAGTACGGGCACGACCCGGCCTACTTCCGGCGCATGCTCGAGGCCGGCGCGGTGGACGTGCTGCAGGCGGACGCGACCCGCTGCGGCGGGGTGACCGGCTTCCTGGCCGCGGCGGCGGTGGCGGCGGCGTTCGGCGTGCCGCTGTCGTCCCACTGCGCGCCGTCGCTCCACGCGACGCTCATGTGCGCGGTGGAGCGGGCCGCCCACGCCGAGTGGTTCCACGATCACGTGCGCATCGAGGCGCTGCTGCTCGAGGGCGCGCCGCGACCGTCGGGCGGCGCGCTCGCCCCCGACCTCTCGCGGCCCGGCCTGGGCCTCGAGCTCCGCGCGCGCGACGCCGAGCGCCATGCGGTGGCCTGA